Proteins co-encoded in one Arthrobacter globiformis genomic window:
- a CDS encoding aldose epimerase family protein, whose translation MGPDEITVSNGHGLAMTLSSFGARLVELNLPDRNGLVENVVLGFDGLAPYEQHANLYLGSTIGRVAGRVAGGHFLSGGLDLQLDPNEGDNHLHGGRHRSFDRVEWSVAASHPSLGAGVIFEYVSPHGEEGYPGTLHARAEYALSEDNELRVVLTATCDRTTPVNLTNHTYWNLAGGNVPITGHQLMIQAHNTLATSADLIPTGSLVPVPGTALDYRQQRRIGDALPEGGGEPWPGLDHTYLLDDSDGSLRRAAILYDPDSGRSVELFTTEPALQVYSANRLPALQGRNGVSFAAGHALCLEPQKVPDSPALPGLPSIVVPAAQEYRHVICYKFRTR comes from the coding sequence ATGGGTCCTGACGAAATCACTGTATCTAATGGCCATGGACTCGCCATGACACTCAGCAGCTTCGGAGCGCGTCTCGTTGAACTCAACCTCCCGGACAGGAACGGGCTGGTAGAGAACGTAGTCCTCGGATTTGACGGACTGGCGCCATACGAACAGCATGCGAACCTGTACCTTGGCTCCACGATCGGCCGGGTGGCCGGACGCGTCGCCGGCGGCCACTTCCTTTCCGGCGGCCTGGATTTACAGCTTGATCCCAACGAGGGAGACAACCACCTGCACGGCGGCCGGCACCGAAGCTTCGACCGCGTGGAATGGTCTGTGGCAGCAAGTCACCCCAGCCTTGGAGCTGGCGTAATCTTCGAGTACGTCAGTCCGCACGGGGAGGAAGGCTATCCCGGTACTCTGCATGCGCGCGCTGAATACGCACTGTCGGAGGACAATGAGCTGCGGGTCGTCCTGACAGCGACCTGCGACCGGACCACTCCCGTAAATCTGACAAACCACACCTACTGGAATCTGGCGGGCGGCAACGTTCCCATCACCGGACACCAGCTGATGATCCAGGCGCACAACACGTTGGCGACCAGCGCGGATCTGATACCCACCGGCTCGCTGGTGCCGGTGCCGGGGACGGCGCTGGACTACCGGCAGCAACGACGCATCGGCGACGCCCTCCCGGAGGGTGGCGGTGAACCTTGGCCGGGACTGGACCACACTTACCTGTTGGACGACAGCGACGGCAGTCTCAGGCGAGCCGCCATTCTCTATGACCCAGACAGCGGTCGAAGCGTTGAACTGTTCACCACGGAGCCAGCCCTTCAGGTCTACAGCGCCAACCGGCTGCCGGCGCTCCAGGGGCGGAACGGGGTGAGTTTCGCCGCGGGCCATGCATTGTGCCTCGAACCCCAAAAAGTCCCCGACTCTCCCGCGCTTCCCGGCCTTCCCTCCATCGTCGTGCCGGCAGCCCAGGAGTACCGGCACGTGATCTGTTACAAATTCCGCACCCGTTAA
- a CDS encoding ABC transporter permease yields MSTTTTTPMKDNKSLTDRAAGRLLVDPTLGVLALLLLICLISAFALPVFLNPSNLYNLLNTSLIVMILAMGMTVVLISGGIDLSIGTTMALCAGVAATTMNYGLPLIAALLAALATGALVGIGNGLLITRLGLPDFIATLAMLGFASGILYIWTKGVPIIGYMVPEFYTIGGLTPLVGPLTLPMLIALAVALVLGGILGSTRLGTHFFAVGSSKTGAMQSGVRVDRIRAQAYIVSGLAAAVAGIIMAGRNTNVPADLGNGYEIQAIAAAVIGGAALTGGRGRILGAILGAITLAATVNLINLVGVPSSYQKIVIGAILVVAVLANRLSAVISAKVRQRRALVLEGIPA; encoded by the coding sequence ATGAGCACCACAACCACCACCCCAATGAAGGACAACAAGAGCCTGACGGACCGGGCAGCCGGCCGCCTCCTGGTGGACCCGACACTCGGTGTATTGGCCCTGCTGCTTCTGATCTGCCTGATCTCCGCGTTCGCACTGCCGGTCTTCCTGAACCCATCCAACCTTTACAACCTCCTCAACACCAGCCTGATCGTCATGATCCTGGCCATGGGAATGACCGTGGTCCTGATCTCCGGAGGAATCGACCTCTCAATCGGCACCACCATGGCCCTTTGCGCCGGCGTTGCGGCCACAACCATGAACTACGGACTGCCGCTCATCGCAGCCCTGCTCGCCGCCCTGGCCACAGGTGCCCTGGTCGGAATCGGCAACGGCCTGCTAATCACCAGGCTCGGCCTGCCTGACTTCATCGCCACGCTCGCCATGCTCGGTTTCGCCAGCGGCATCCTCTACATCTGGACCAAAGGTGTTCCGATCATCGGCTACATGGTCCCCGAGTTCTACACGATCGGCGGCCTGACCCCGCTGGTGGGACCCCTCACCCTTCCGATGCTGATCGCCCTTGCCGTCGCACTGGTCCTCGGAGGAATCCTCGGCTCCACCCGCCTCGGAACGCACTTTTTCGCCGTCGGAAGCAGCAAGACCGGCGCCATGCAATCAGGTGTCCGCGTAGACCGCATCCGCGCCCAGGCCTACATCGTCAGCGGCCTGGCGGCAGCTGTCGCCGGCATCATCATGGCAGGCCGCAACACCAACGTCCCTGCTGACCTCGGCAACGGTTACGAGATCCAAGCGATCGCCGCCGCGGTCATCGGCGGCGCAGCCCTGACTGGAGGCCGCGGCCGGATCCTCGGCGCCATCCTCGGGGCAATCACCCTGGCCGCAACAGTCAACCTGATCAACCTCGTCGGCGTCCCGTCCAGCTATCAAAAGATTGTCATCGGCGCCATCCTGGTCGTCGCCGTCCTGGCCAACCGCCTCAGCGCAGTCATCAGCGCCAAGGTGCGCCAGCGCAGAGCTCTGGTCCTTGAAGGAATCCCTGCCTAA
- a CDS encoding sugar ABC transporter ATP-binding protein — protein MTERPAPAADGFLLDADGISKHYAGVTALDSVGLQVRPAEIHALLGGNGAGKSTLINILSGLTPPDAGTITLSGAPLELRRPSDALGSGINTIHQELSLVPALTTLDNIFLGREVNARFIGLNMRLDRRRMEERVRDLAAEFGLSGEDLKLPVGEFGALKKRVVEIVKALAFDTRLLILDEPTSGLEEEERLNLFEHMRRLRDKGVSLVWVTHHLEELYGLADTATVFRDGRSVGTVNVSDTSVDDLLAMMFGIAAGEFGSMATAPAVTEAEESREEVLRLTDVNRSYILRDISLTVHKGEILGISGLAGAGRTELARAIMGIDKISSGTVHLRGEAVRFSESSAAYRKGLAMLPEDRKQLGILPELSVAENISISSLGRVSQLGFVLKNRDEVAQAENYRRRLGIKTADVREKIRNLSGGNQQKAIVARCLNTNPDLLIFDEPTQGIDVSAKVEVHNLIREFVANGGAAIVIASEIAELVELSHRVVVMKKGRLVGSVDQVQHALVSGQFEAVKNRILAMSAGRTES, from the coding sequence GTGACTGAACGCCCAGCCCCGGCTGCTGATGGATTCCTGCTGGACGCCGATGGAATCAGCAAACACTATGCCGGCGTTACTGCCCTGGATAGCGTCGGACTGCAGGTTCGTCCGGCCGAAATCCATGCGCTGCTCGGCGGCAACGGCGCCGGCAAATCGACCCTCATCAATATCCTGTCGGGACTGACCCCGCCAGACGCCGGAACGATCACCCTCTCAGGCGCTCCGCTTGAGCTTCGCCGTCCGAGCGATGCCTTGGGCAGCGGCATCAACACCATCCATCAGGAACTCTCCCTGGTCCCCGCGCTGACTACCCTGGACAACATCTTCCTCGGCAGAGAGGTCAACGCACGCTTCATCGGCTTGAACATGAGGCTGGACCGTCGCCGGATGGAGGAACGCGTCCGTGACCTTGCCGCGGAATTCGGTCTATCCGGGGAAGATCTGAAGCTTCCGGTCGGCGAGTTCGGCGCCCTGAAGAAGCGCGTCGTGGAAATCGTCAAGGCCCTGGCATTCGACACGCGTCTTCTCATCCTGGACGAGCCGACCTCGGGGTTGGAAGAAGAGGAGCGCCTCAACCTGTTCGAACATATGCGCCGCCTGCGCGACAAGGGTGTCTCCCTGGTCTGGGTCACCCACCATCTGGAGGAGCTGTACGGGCTCGCCGATACAGCGACCGTGTTCAGGGACGGCCGGAGTGTGGGCACCGTGAACGTGTCCGACACCAGCGTTGACGATCTGCTGGCCATGATGTTCGGTATCGCAGCAGGGGAGTTCGGCTCCATGGCCACTGCGCCGGCCGTGACGGAGGCAGAAGAGTCCCGCGAAGAAGTGCTCCGCCTCACCGACGTCAACCGCAGCTACATCCTTCGCGACATCTCACTTACTGTCCACAAGGGAGAAATCCTGGGTATTTCCGGCCTGGCGGGCGCGGGCCGCACCGAGCTTGCCCGGGCCATTATGGGCATCGACAAGATCAGCAGCGGAACAGTGCACCTGAGAGGCGAAGCAGTCCGGTTCTCCGAATCGAGCGCCGCCTACCGGAAGGGTCTGGCGATGCTCCCCGAAGACCGGAAACAGCTGGGCATCCTGCCCGAGCTGTCGGTTGCGGAGAACATTTCCATCTCAAGCCTCGGCCGTGTCTCGCAGCTCGGGTTCGTTCTGAAAAACAGGGACGAAGTCGCCCAGGCCGAAAACTATCGTCGGCGGCTTGGTATCAAGACGGCGGACGTCAGGGAGAAAATCCGCAACCTCAGCGGCGGGAACCAGCAAAAGGCCATTGTCGCCCGTTGCCTCAACACGAACCCGGACCTGTTGATTTTCGATGAGCCGACCCAAGGGATCGACGTGTCCGCGAAGGTCGAGGTCCACAACCTCATCCGTGAATTCGTCGCCAACGGCGGCGCCGCCATCGTCATCGCCTCCGAAATCGCCGAACTCGTCGAACTCAGCCACCGCGTCGTGGTCATGAAAAAGGGCCGCCTCGTGGGCTCGGTCGACCAAGTTCAGCACGCGCTGGTCTCGGGGCAGTTTGAAGCCGTTAAGAACCGCATCCTCGCGATGTCTGCAGGCAGGACCGAATCATGA
- a CDS encoding ABC transporter permease, translated as MNFQRTTSRVLSTTGVPIAIALVIVVIVFQIMSPVFLTPGSVRDYINNAIPILLLTVGVSIVIVGGGIDLSVGTVAGLSAGTTMWTLVSGAPTWIAVLVGVGTGLVFGLFNGLMITRFGINDFIVTLATLNIAGGLLIVLTEQVPLQGVTTPGFSEIVYGNLLGIPNAFWIAAILFVLMQFFLIKTIFGRRIFAIGIGASAANVAGVNVNRVRLETFVLSGLLAGAAGVLLASRLGAVQAFLGNGYEFVAIAGAVLGGVSLAGGRGSVWAAVAGGLMLASLQQGLRLNGVDPVYFSIVTGLCIVAGVVFDRRIQQFALSSIRRRGGRTSSTPPPTTKSDRENHLLSTGKQD; from the coding sequence ATGAACTTCCAGCGGACCACCTCCCGCGTCCTTTCCACTACCGGCGTCCCCATCGCTATCGCCCTTGTGATCGTTGTCATCGTCTTCCAGATCATGTCGCCAGTGTTCCTGACTCCCGGAAGCGTGCGCGATTACATTAACAACGCAATCCCCATCCTGCTCCTTACCGTGGGCGTTTCCATCGTCATCGTCGGCGGCGGCATCGATCTCTCTGTTGGTACTGTGGCCGGGCTCAGCGCCGGCACAACCATGTGGACACTGGTCTCGGGCGCCCCCACATGGATCGCAGTTCTCGTCGGCGTCGGCACGGGGCTGGTCTTCGGCCTCTTCAACGGGCTCATGATCACCCGTTTCGGCATCAACGACTTCATCGTCACCCTGGCCACACTGAACATCGCCGGCGGACTGCTCATCGTGCTCACGGAGCAGGTTCCGCTGCAGGGAGTCACGACTCCCGGCTTCTCCGAGATCGTGTACGGGAACCTGCTCGGCATTCCCAATGCCTTCTGGATCGCTGCGATCCTCTTCGTGCTCATGCAGTTCTTCCTCATCAAGACAATCTTCGGCCGGCGCATCTTCGCCATCGGCATCGGCGCATCAGCGGCCAACGTCGCAGGAGTGAACGTCAACCGCGTCAGGCTCGAAACCTTCGTCCTTTCGGGCCTGCTCGCAGGCGCCGCCGGGGTTCTCCTCGCATCCCGTCTCGGAGCCGTCCAGGCATTCCTCGGCAATGGCTACGAATTCGTTGCGATCGCCGGCGCAGTCCTCGGCGGTGTCAGCCTCGCCGGCGGCAGGGGCTCAGTCTGGGCTGCAGTCGCCGGCGGGCTCATGCTCGCCAGCCTGCAGCAAGGGCTGCGGCTCAACGGCGTGGACCCGGTCTACTTCAGCATCGTCACCGGCCTGTGCATCGTCGCGGGCGTCGTCTTTGATCGCCGGATCCAGCAGTTCGCGCTCAGCAGCATCAGAAGGCGCGGTGGCAGAACATCGTCAACGCCGCCCCCAACAACCAAGAGCGACCGCGAAAACCACTTGCTCAGCACCGGGAAGCAGGACTGA
- a CDS encoding sugar ABC transporter substrate-binding protein, whose product MSSTTVNTRPGRRGSRARLALACTATAAALLLTGCTTVNSSGGGSNAGASGGGGTDYLPDETVKKIVNGREIKVGFAPPILSEFYTQVEKAAQNKMKEYEDRFGVKWKWERQGALNDAHSGTETLGIVQGYIARKFDAVFVCSAANASTMQALYKQGSAKGIDFYQFNSTEELANPSQAENPTGGLSTVSNIGYDDRWQSGYLAGQYIAKQLKGQGSIIQIMGPSGSDWTKLRQLGFKKAIAEYPDMKIVGEADGGYVRDKGLTAAQDLLTKFPDVKAIYGENEDMALGAAQAIDARGLKHWDGTSGIITIGADGLVSGMDAIKAGKLTATVDVNSSEMGSRMIETLFAHEFLGQEVNQFIRIPTGVVDKSNVDWHEGVLKNVLSGPGKY is encoded by the coding sequence ATGAGCTCAACCACAGTGAATACACGGCCAGGCCGCCGCGGCAGCAGGGCCCGTCTCGCCCTCGCCTGCACGGCGACAGCAGCAGCGCTGCTCCTCACCGGCTGCACCACCGTGAACTCGTCCGGCGGAGGCTCCAACGCAGGAGCCAGCGGCGGCGGAGGCACGGACTACCTCCCTGACGAGACAGTCAAAAAGATCGTCAACGGCCGTGAAATCAAGGTCGGATTCGCCCCGCCAATCCTCTCCGAGTTTTACACCCAGGTTGAAAAAGCCGCCCAGAACAAGATGAAGGAATACGAGGACCGCTTTGGGGTGAAGTGGAAGTGGGAACGCCAGGGAGCCCTGAACGACGCCCACTCCGGCACTGAGACCCTGGGCATCGTGCAGGGATACATCGCCCGCAAGTTCGACGCCGTCTTCGTCTGCTCAGCCGCCAACGCCTCGACCATGCAGGCCCTGTACAAGCAAGGGTCCGCCAAGGGCATTGACTTCTACCAGTTCAACTCCACCGAAGAGCTCGCCAACCCTTCCCAGGCCGAGAACCCCACCGGCGGCCTGTCCACCGTGTCCAACATCGGCTACGACGACCGGTGGCAGTCCGGGTACCTCGCCGGGCAGTACATTGCCAAGCAGCTAAAGGGCCAAGGCTCCATTATCCAGATCATGGGCCCCTCGGGGTCCGACTGGACGAAGCTGCGTCAGCTCGGCTTCAAGAAGGCCATCGCTGAATACCCGGACATGAAGATTGTCGGCGAAGCAGACGGCGGGTACGTCCGTGACAAGGGACTCACCGCTGCGCAGGACCTGTTGACGAAGTTCCCGGACGTTAAAGCCATCTACGGCGAGAACGAGGACATGGCCCTGGGAGCCGCCCAGGCTATCGACGCACGGGGCCTGAAGCACTGGGACGGAACCTCCGGCATCATCACCATCGGCGCCGACGGCCTCGTCTCGGGCATGGACGCCATCAAAGCCGGAAAACTGACCGCCACCGTGGACGTGAACAGCTCTGAGATGGGCAGCCGGATGATCGAAACCCTCTTCGCCCATGAGTTCCTCGGCCAGGAAGTCAACCAGTTCATCCGCATCCCCACCGGCGTCGTGGACAAGTCCAACGTTGACTGGCACGAAGGAGTCCTCAAGAACGTCCTCAGCGGGCCCGGCAAGTACTGA
- a CDS encoding ROK family protein: MGNNLDSVRQHNLSTILTLVHHAGSVPRAELTRRTGLNRSTIAALVGELIDLQLVFEALPEATSQVGRPSSVVRTAASTVAIAVNPEVDAVTVGVVGLGGTVLNRIRYATEKPPTVREAVNITSAIIEAISAGMNSENRIVGVGVAVPGLVSQESGRVRLAPHLGWKDEPLTEMLTEATGFPTSAANDASLGALAERTFGAGRGIDDMIYLNGGASGVGGGVISGGVALGGASGYAGELGHMRVRSNGRTDTAGAHGTLESEVTREALLEVLGLVSADTEELERALFAAKSLAVRSEVNRQLDFLGIALGSAINILNPRLIILGGFLGSLYATDPDRLHNAVTHEALPAAWNDVTICRPKLGTDLLMVGAAELAFAALLADPAGVLNAEPRPLLEKSL, from the coding sequence ATGGGCAACAATCTGGACAGCGTCCGCCAGCACAACCTCTCCACGATTCTTACCCTTGTGCACCATGCAGGAAGTGTTCCGCGCGCGGAACTTACCCGCCGCACAGGCCTGAACAGATCGACCATTGCTGCCTTGGTCGGGGAGCTTATTGATCTTCAGCTCGTCTTCGAAGCCCTGCCGGAAGCCACCAGCCAGGTCGGTCGCCCGAGCTCCGTGGTCCGCACGGCCGCAAGCACTGTGGCGATTGCGGTGAACCCTGAAGTTGACGCCGTTACCGTGGGCGTGGTCGGCCTGGGGGGCACAGTGTTGAACCGCATCCGGTATGCAACAGAGAAGCCGCCCACGGTAAGGGAAGCTGTCAATATCACCTCAGCCATCATTGAAGCGATCAGCGCGGGGATGAACTCTGAGAACCGGATTGTAGGCGTTGGAGTCGCAGTGCCAGGGCTCGTCTCCCAGGAAAGCGGCCGCGTCCGGCTGGCCCCGCATCTTGGGTGGAAAGATGAACCGCTGACCGAGATGCTCACCGAGGCCACCGGTTTCCCCACATCAGCTGCGAATGACGCGAGCCTTGGCGCCCTCGCGGAAAGGACTTTCGGGGCAGGGCGCGGGATCGACGACATGATTTACCTTAACGGCGGTGCCAGCGGTGTTGGCGGCGGAGTTATCTCAGGCGGCGTCGCCCTGGGCGGTGCCAGCGGGTACGCGGGAGAACTGGGACACATGCGGGTACGCAGCAATGGCCGGACCGATACCGCCGGCGCACACGGCACCCTTGAGTCCGAAGTGACCAGGGAAGCACTGTTGGAAGTCCTTGGCCTGGTGTCCGCAGACACTGAAGAACTTGAACGGGCCCTGTTTGCCGCCAAATCCCTGGCTGTCCGCTCAGAAGTGAACCGCCAGCTCGATTTCCTCGGCATTGCCCTGGGAAGCGCGATTAACATCCTCAACCCCCGGCTGATCATCCTCGGCGGCTTTCTCGGGTCCCTTTACGCCACCGACCCGGACCGCCTCCACAACGCCGTCACGCACGAGGCCTTGCCAGCGGCCTGGAATGATGTGACCATTTGCCGGCCAAAGCTCGGAACGGACCTGCTCATGGTGGGTGCGGCGGAGTTGGCCTTCGCGGCGCTCCTGGCCGACCCGGCGGGAGTCCTGAACGCGGAACCCCGGCCCCTGCTGGAGAAGTCCCTTTAG
- the xylA gene encoding xylose isomerase translates to MAVQPTPEDRFTFGLWTVGWTGGDPFGVPTRAALDPLEAVRKLAEIGAYGITFHDNDLIPFETTAAERELILKNFKAALTETGLKVPMVTTNLFSHPVFKDGGFTSNDRSVRRYALAKVLTNIDLAAELGAETFVMWGGREGSEYDGSKDLSAALDRMKEGVDTAAGYIKEKGYGLRIALEPKPNEPRGDIFLPTVGHGLAFIAQLEHGDIVGLNPETGHEQMAGLNFTHGIAQALWAGKLFHIDLNGQRGIKYDQDLVFGHGDLTSAFFTVDLLENGFPNEGPRYEGPRHFDYKPSRTDGYDGVWDSAKANMSMYLMLKERALAFRADPEVQEALRTSGVFELGEPTLSAGETPAELLADRSAFTEFDAGKAAERSFAFIRLNQLAMEHLMGAR, encoded by the coding sequence ATGGCAGTACAACCAACCCCCGAAGACCGTTTCACCTTCGGCCTGTGGACCGTCGGCTGGACGGGGGGAGACCCGTTCGGCGTTCCCACCCGGGCAGCCCTTGACCCGCTGGAAGCAGTACGCAAACTCGCAGAGATCGGCGCCTACGGCATCACCTTCCATGACAACGACCTCATACCGTTCGAGACCACCGCCGCGGAACGCGAGCTCATCCTGAAGAACTTCAAAGCAGCCCTCACCGAAACGGGACTCAAGGTCCCCATGGTCACCACGAACCTGTTCAGCCACCCGGTCTTCAAGGACGGGGGATTCACATCCAACGATCGCTCGGTCCGCCGCTACGCGCTGGCGAAGGTCTTGACGAATATCGACCTGGCCGCCGAATTGGGCGCCGAAACGTTCGTCATGTGGGGCGGCCGCGAAGGCAGCGAATACGACGGATCCAAGGACCTCTCGGCTGCCCTTGACCGGATGAAGGAAGGCGTCGACACGGCAGCTGGTTACATCAAAGAAAAAGGATACGGTCTCAGGATCGCCCTCGAGCCCAAGCCGAACGAACCCCGCGGCGACATCTTCCTTCCCACCGTCGGCCATGGCCTGGCCTTCATCGCCCAGCTCGAACATGGCGACATCGTAGGGCTGAATCCGGAAACTGGGCACGAGCAGATGGCAGGTCTGAACTTCACCCACGGCATCGCCCAGGCGCTGTGGGCTGGAAAGCTCTTCCACATCGACCTCAACGGCCAGCGCGGCATCAAGTACGACCAGGACCTGGTGTTCGGCCACGGCGACCTCACCAGCGCATTCTTCACAGTCGACCTGCTCGAGAACGGCTTCCCCAACGAGGGACCGCGGTACGAAGGTCCGCGGCACTTCGACTACAAGCCCTCACGCACGGACGGATATGACGGAGTGTGGGATTCAGCCAAAGCCAACATGTCCATGTACCTGATGCTGAAGGAGCGCGCCCTGGCATTCAGGGCAGACCCCGAAGTGCAGGAAGCACTCCGAACGTCCGGCGTCTTCGAACTCGGTGAGCCAACGCTCTCAGCAGGGGAAACCCCCGCTGAGCTGCTCGCGGACCGCTCGGCGTTCACAGAGTTTGATGCCGGAAAGGCCGCGGAGCGCTCGTTCGCCTTCATCCGGCTCAACCAGCTGGCCATGGAGCATCTGATGGGTGCGCGATAG
- a CDS encoding xylulokinase, producing MSLVAGVDSSTQSCKVVIRDAHSGALVRRGSARHPEGTEVDPEVWWSALQEAITSSGGLDDVAAVSVAGQQHGMVCLDADGHVIRPALLWNDTRSASAAQALITEAEPDGASYWATHTGTVPVASLTATKLRWLAENEPDNASRTAAVCLPHDWLSWRLAGYGPGSGAAGLDALRTDRSDASGTGYWSPSTGSYLPEVLERTLGHVPVLPRVLGHLQSEYKTPSGALIGPGAGDNAGAALGVNAGIGDVIVSVGTSGTVFAVSAAPTADPAGLVAGFADATGNFLPLVCTLNASRILDATARILSVTLPELSKLALAAPVGAGGLVLVPYFEGERTPNLPDATGSLHGITLANFNPPSLARASFEGIACSLADGLAALTGMGVTAQRIIFIGGGARSETLQQVTAGVFGMPVAIPEPGEYVADGAARQAAGVLLGKFPDWSLGAAKKITTEATPEVLKRYRAAANLAAIA from the coding sequence ATGTCCTTGGTAGCCGGTGTGGACAGCTCCACCCAGTCCTGCAAGGTGGTCATCCGCGATGCCCACAGCGGTGCCCTGGTTCGCCGAGGTTCAGCGCGGCACCCGGAGGGGACCGAGGTCGACCCTGAAGTCTGGTGGTCCGCCCTTCAGGAAGCCATCACTTCCAGTGGCGGCCTTGATGACGTCGCAGCCGTTTCGGTGGCCGGACAGCAACACGGCATGGTCTGCCTCGACGCCGATGGACACGTCATCCGGCCCGCGCTTCTATGGAACGACACCCGGTCGGCCAGCGCGGCTCAGGCACTCATAACGGAAGCAGAACCAGACGGGGCCAGCTACTGGGCGACGCACACCGGGACCGTTCCTGTTGCCTCTCTCACCGCGACAAAGCTGCGTTGGCTTGCTGAAAACGAACCGGACAACGCCAGTCGCACCGCAGCTGTCTGCCTGCCGCACGACTGGCTGAGCTGGAGGTTGGCCGGCTACGGGCCAGGCTCTGGCGCTGCCGGCCTCGATGCCCTCCGTACCGACCGTTCCGACGCATCAGGCACAGGCTACTGGTCCCCCTCAACCGGGAGTTACCTGCCCGAGGTACTGGAACGGACGCTCGGCCACGTGCCCGTCCTCCCCAGGGTGCTCGGTCACCTGCAGTCCGAGTATAAAACGCCTTCCGGCGCGCTCATCGGCCCCGGGGCCGGGGATAACGCAGGAGCAGCCCTCGGCGTGAATGCCGGAATTGGTGACGTCATTGTCTCAGTAGGCACGTCCGGCACCGTGTTCGCAGTGTCGGCCGCTCCGACAGCAGACCCCGCAGGCCTGGTAGCTGGCTTCGCCGACGCCACCGGGAACTTCCTTCCCCTGGTATGCACGCTGAACGCCTCAAGAATCCTCGATGCAACAGCACGCATCCTTTCCGTTACTTTGCCGGAACTATCTAAACTGGCGCTGGCTGCGCCCGTGGGCGCAGGAGGGCTTGTGCTCGTTCCCTATTTCGAGGGTGAACGGACGCCGAACCTCCCGGACGCCACCGGTTCCCTCCACGGAATCACCCTCGCCAATTTCAACCCACCCAGCCTCGCCCGTGCATCCTTCGAAGGGATCGCGTGCTCCCTGGCCGACGGGCTCGCCGCGCTCACCGGTATGGGGGTCACCGCGCAGCGCATCATCTTCATCGGTGGCGGTGCGCGCTCTGAAACGCTGCAACAAGTCACCGCGGGCGTCTTTGGGATGCCCGTCGCAATTCCCGAACCCGGCGAATACGTCGCCGACGGAGCAGCGCGACAAGCCGCCGGAGTACTCCTT
- a CDS encoding Gfo/Idh/MocA family protein, whose translation MTYITAGPSNGGPIRTGVVGYGLAGKVFHCPFIEASPEFSLDFIATNDPERRRQASRDYPRAAIVADANELLKHVADLDLVVLASPPGAHLEQGSAFLDKGVGVVVDKPFAASVTEAEELISKAEEVQRPLAVFQNRRWDGDFLTVKKILAAGELGEVYQFESSFEHWAPKTESRWQDVTPAALGGGVAYDLGSHLIDQALVLFGPVSAVRADLRTVREGGGNDDASYIELTHESGVRSRLWMSRVGAQPGPRFRVLGTAGAYVSYGLDGQEPALAAGILPTDERYGTEPAETWGTLGVSAPGYPAPSKVPTERGNYPAFYRGVAAAVQGTGPVPVEPHEALEVVKILERIHSEPQQP comes from the coding sequence ATGACCTACATCACAGCCGGCCCTTCGAATGGCGGTCCTATCCGCACAGGCGTCGTCGGATACGGCCTTGCAGGTAAAGTCTTTCATTGCCCGTTCATTGAAGCTAGCCCCGAATTCTCGCTGGATTTCATTGCAACAAATGACCCCGAACGCAGACGCCAGGCGAGCCGTGACTACCCTCGTGCCGCCATTGTTGCTGATGCCAACGAACTCCTGAAGCATGTGGCCGACCTTGATCTCGTGGTGCTGGCCAGTCCTCCCGGCGCACACCTCGAGCAAGGATCGGCTTTCCTCGACAAAGGTGTGGGAGTGGTCGTGGACAAGCCCTTCGCCGCTTCGGTGACTGAGGCGGAGGAACTGATCAGTAAAGCGGAAGAGGTGCAACGTCCCCTGGCCGTGTTTCAGAACCGCCGCTGGGACGGCGACTTCCTCACCGTGAAGAAGATCCTCGCCGCAGGGGAGCTGGGTGAGGTGTACCAGTTCGAATCCAGCTTTGAACACTGGGCGCCAAAGACCGAGTCCAGGTGGCAGGACGTCACGCCTGCAGCCCTGGGCGGCGGGGTGGCCTATGACCTGGGAAGCCACCTGATCGATCAGGCCCTGGTCCTTTTCGGGCCGGTGTCCGCCGTACGGGCAGACCTTCGAACCGTCCGGGAAGGCGGCGGAAATGACGATGCCAGCTACATCGAATTAACCCATGAATCCGGGGTGCGCTCCCGCTTGTGGATGAGCAGGGTCGGCGCCCAGCCCGGTCCCCGGTTCCGTGTTCTCGGCACAGCAGGAGCGTACGTTTCCTACGGCTTGGACGGCCAGGAACCCGCTTTGGCCGCCGGCATCCTGCCCACTGATGAACGTTACGGAACGGAGCCCGCAGAGACATGGGGAACGCTGGGTGTCTCCGCCCCCGGATATCCGGCACCCTCAAAGGTTCCCACCGAACGGGGAAATTACCCGGCCTTCTACCGGGGGGTCGCTGCTGCCGTGCAGGGGACAGGGCCCGTACCGGTCGAACCGCATGAGGCCCTCGAAGTCGTCAAGATCCTGGAACGCATCCACAGCGAGCCGCAGCAGCCCTGA